TCCCGCAACTACATTGATTGGCTCCTCGCCGTCCCCTGGAAAGAGAGATCGGAAGAAATTCGTGATTTGGGTTACGCCGAATCCGTCCTCGATGCCGATCACTACGGACTGGAAAAGGTCAAGGAACGCATTCTCGAATATCTCGCGGTTCGTCAGTTGGTGGAGACCCCTCGGGGATCAATCCTCTGCTTCGTCGGTCCCCCGGGCGTAGGGAAAACCAGCCTGGGGCGCTCTATCGCTAAAGCTACGGGGCGAAAATTCGTCCGCCTCAGTCTGGGCGGCGTCCGGGACGAAGCTGAAATCCGGGGACATCGGCGAACCTATATCGGGGCCCTGCCGGGACAAATCATCCAGATGATGCGGAAGGCGGGAACCATCAATCCGCTGATCATGCTCGACGAACTGGATAAACTGGGAGTGGATTTTCGGGGCGATCCCGCAGCGGCGCTTCTGGAGGTCCTCGACCCCGAACAAAACCACATGTTTCAGGACCATTATCTGGATGTCGAGTATGATCTCTCTCAGGTCATGTTCATTGCCACGGCCAACGTGACCCATACTATTCCTCCGGCACTCCAGGATCGGCTGGAGATCATTCGCATCCCGGGCTACACCGAACGCGAGAAACTGGAAATCGCCAAGCGCCACCTCATTCCCAAACAGATGAAAGCTACCGGACTCGCATCGAGCCAGATCGAGTTCACGGATCCCGCCATTCAGACGCTCATTCAGTGCTATACCCGGGAAGCCGGCGTCCGTCAGCTCGAGCGCGAGATCGGCTCGATCTGCCGCAAGGTCGCACGGAAGCTCGTCAGCTCAGACCTCAACCGGGAGAGCTTTCACGAAGTGATTCATCCCGAGACGGTCAGAACCTATCTCGGTCCCGAACGATACCGCTCCACTCTTCTCTCCGATAAAGCCGAAATTGGTGTGGCGACCGGGCTGGCCTGGACGGAATTCGGAGGCGATGTGTTGCAGATTGAGGTCACCCTCATGCCCGGAAGCGGCAAATTAACCTTGACCGGCAAACTCGGCGACGTAATGCAAGAGTCGGCTCAAGCCGCCATCAGCTACGTCCGATCCCGGGCAAGCGATTACGGCATCGCAGCCGATTTCCATAAAGAGCTTGATATTCACGTCCATATCCCTGAGGGGGCGATCCCCAAGGACGGCCCCTCGGCAGGAATCACCATCGCCACGGCTCTCATTTCGGCACTCACGCGAACCAGGGTTCGGTGTGATGTGGCCATGACCGGGGAAATTACCCTTCGCGGGAAGATCCTGCCCATCGGCGGCGTTAAAGAGAAACTCCTGGCCGCCCATCGGGTGGGAATTACAACGCTCATTCTCCCCAAGGAAAACGAAAAGGACTTGGTGGACATCCCCGATGATATTCGCGCACAGATGAACATCCGTCTCGTTGACACGATGGATGAGGTTCTCCCTCTAGCCCTCGAAGGAACGTTCCGATCACGCGATGATTCAGAACCGACTCACCCGGTATGGGCTCAGCCTCCAGGGACACATCCAGATGCGCCCCATATCGCCGAGTGATGAGAGTACCTACGGAGCGGCTCCGAGCCTGATGCGGTAACACCGGAGAACGGGCGGAGCCCTTTGTCGCCGACGCCAAAATCACATTTAACAGGAATCGGATTCCACCGAGACACCGACGCGACACGTCAGCGTCCGAATGACTCAGGCGCGGGATGCCCACATCCTACCGGAACTGTACTCAACATCCCACAGGAGGTGCCTATGGCGCTGGAGATCGCTCAGCTTAAGGAGATGAGTATCTCCCGGCTGACGCAGATTGCTCGCGACCTCAATATCCCCGAAGCGGGCACTCTACGGAAGCACGACCTCATCTTCAAGATTTTGCAGACTCAAACCGAGCGTAATGGCTATATCTTTGCTGAAGGCGTCCTGGAATGCCTTCCTGATGGGTTTGGGTTCTTACGCTCATCAGAGTACAGCTATCTCCCGGGACCCGACGATGTCTACGTCTCCGCTTCACAAATTCGCCGATTCCACCTGCAAACGGGTGACATCCTCGCGGGTCAGGTGCGTCCTCCGCAAAATGGCGAAAGGTATTTCGCCCTTCTTAAGGTCGAAGCGATCAACGACGAACCACCCGAACGTCATCGGGAGAGGGTCCCGTTTGATAGTCTCACTCCGCTTCACCCCTATGAGCGGATTCGCCTGGAAGTCGGACCGGACAATCTCTCGGCGCGGGTTCTGGACATGCTCACGCCCATCGGGAAAGGACAGCGCGGATTGATCGTTTCGCCCCCGCGAACGGGTAAGACCATGCTCTTGCAAAACATCGCCAATTCCATCTCCCGCAACCACCCGGAGATCGTCCTCATCGTCTTGCTCATTGACGAACGACCGGAAGAAGTGACCGATATGATGCGATCGGTTCGCGGAGAGGTCATCAGCTCCACCTTCGACGAACCCGCCGCCCGTCACGTTCACGTCGCCGAGATGGTCATCGAGAAAGCCAAGCGACTTGTCGAACATGGCCGAGATGTCGTGATCCTGTTGGACTCGATCACTCGTCTGGCGCGGGCCTATAACGCCACCGTGCCCTCGTCCGGTCGCGTTCTTTCGGGCGGCCTCGACGCTAACGCCCTCCAGCGTCCCAAACGCTTCTTCGGAGCGGCACGAAAGGTCGAAGAAGGAGGCTCGCTGACGATCATCGCCACGGCGCTCGTTAACACCGGCTCCCGGATGGACGACGTCATTTTCGAGGAGTTCAAGGGAACCGGCAATATGGAAATTCATCTGGATCGGCGGCTGGCCGACAAGCGCCTCTTCCCGGCCGTTGACCTGTTGCTGTCGGGAACACGGAAGGAAGAATTGCTGCTCTCCCCCGACGAACTCAACCGCATCTATGTGCTCCGTCGCGTGCTCAGTCAGCTCTCACCAGTGGAAGCGATGGAACTCCTGCTGGAGAAACTCGCCAAGACTCGATCCAATGCGGAATTTCTCGCCTCCATGCAGTCTCTTCAATAAGTGGCGCGCCCGAGAAGTTCCTCGCCTGACCTTTGCCGATGCTTTGAAACGCGACCCGTGGGGACCGATTGGCACTTCTGCGAGGCAGCCCGTCTGTTTGAGCCATCTCTATTACAGCAACCGACTCAGCGAAACATCGCCAGGGCATTGTCCCGCAGAATCTTTCGTTTGGCATCGGCGCTGAGAGGCAGGGCAACGAAGTTCTCGATATTAGCCTTGATGCTCGGCACTCCGGGCCCCGGCCAGTCACTCCCGAAGAGAGCTTTGTCAGCCACCCTCTCCAATTGAGGGAAGTACCGGAGAAGGTACTGCGGAGGGATGCTGGAAATGTCCAGGTAAACCCGGGGAAATCGCCGCACGAGAAAGATCGCTGTCTCCATCCACAGCGGCCGGCCTCCGTGCGCGATGATGAGGGTTAAATCGGGAAAATCCACTGCCACATCGTCAACATAGATCGGGTCGCCATACTTGTTCCGGGCTCCCGGAAAGATGGACGTCCCGGTGTGGATCATCACTGGCAAGCGGTAATCCGACGCCTTCGCATAAATCGTCTCCAGCGCCTTCAGTCCGTTGCGGTAGTCATTGGGATAGATGAGCTGGTGCGGCGGGTGAATCTTGATAGCCCTGATGCCCAGGTCAACGAGGCGATCCATGTCCGCGGCCGCATCGCGGGTGAACCGGGGATGAACCGATCCGAAAGGAATCAGCCGA
This sequence is a window from Blastocatellia bacterium. Protein-coding genes within it:
- the lon gene encoding endopeptidase La is translated as MDEFSDLTPKDIVRYPLVPIRDVVIFPHAPPARFLIGRRSSIIALEKALAGDRMVFLASQHDATVDEPTPDQIYRVGTIAYITRSLRRSDGNITVEVEGRQRARALTIVQEGGCFMASVRRIVPDVEDGTKIRALLTRLSASLDQYCQNYPDAETLRHVLRLQDPSQVADLLAHWLKLEVDVKQSLLETTSASQRLARLIEILDTEVEKAQIDRVINNRVKRQMEKAQREYYLNEKLKAIHKELGRKDERAELEELRQKIEAAGMSKDAYDKAMAELRRLEQMPPMSAEATVSRNYIDWLLAVPWKERSEEIRDLGYAESVLDADHYGLEKVKERILEYLAVRQLVETPRGSILCFVGPPGVGKTSLGRSIAKATGRKFVRLSLGGVRDEAEIRGHRRTYIGALPGQIIQMMRKAGTINPLIMLDELDKLGVDFRGDPAAALLEVLDPEQNHMFQDHYLDVEYDLSQVMFIATANVTHTIPPALQDRLEIIRIPGYTEREKLEIAKRHLIPKQMKATGLASSQIEFTDPAIQTLIQCYTREAGVRQLEREIGSICRKVARKLVSSDLNRESFHEVIHPETVRTYLGPERYRSTLLSDKAEIGVATGLAWTEFGGDVLQIEVTLMPGSGKLTLTGKLGDVMQESAQAAISYVRSRASDYGIAADFHKELDIHVHIPEGAIPKDGPSAGITIATALISALTRTRVRCDVAMTGEITLRGKILPIGGVKEKLLAAHRVGITTLILPKENEKDLVDIPDDIRAQMNIRLVDTMDEVLPLALEGTFRSRDDSEPTHPVWAQPPGTHPDAPHIAE
- a CDS encoding amidohydrolase family protein → MTELGYGVVDIHVHIMPWRMIKPNILQMMQGSRKDLETLDPIMSDPDRFIELLDEAGVEKAGLINYTSPDVMGFTDEVNEFSARYARRYPDRLIPFGSVHPRFTRDAAADMDRLVDLGIRAIKIHPPHQLIYPNDYRNGLKALETIYAKASDYRLPVMIHTGTSIFPGARNKYGDPIYVDDVAVDFPDLTLIIAHGGRPLWMETAIFLVRRFPRVYLDISSIPPQYLLRYFPQLERVADKALFGSDWPGPGVPSIKANIENFVALPLSADAKRKILRDNALAMFR
- the rho gene encoding transcription termination factor Rho, with the translated sequence MEIAQLKEMSISRLTQIARDLNIPEAGTLRKHDLIFKILQTQTERNGYIFAEGVLECLPDGFGFLRSSEYSYLPGPDDVYVSASQIRRFHLQTGDILAGQVRPPQNGERYFALLKVEAINDEPPERHRERVPFDSLTPLHPYERIRLEVGPDNLSARVLDMLTPIGKGQRGLIVSPPRTGKTMLLQNIANSISRNHPEIVLIVLLIDERPEEVTDMMRSVRGEVISSTFDEPAARHVHVAEMVIEKAKRLVEHGRDVVILLDSITRLARAYNATVPSSGRVLSGGLDANALQRPKRFFGAARKVEEGGSLTIIATALVNTGSRMDDVIFEEFKGTGNMEIHLDRRLADKRLFPAVDLLLSGTRKEELLLSPDELNRIYVLRRVLSQLSPVEAMELLLEKLAKTRSNAEFLASMQSLQ